TGGCAAAACCGGATTCCCGATTTCCTCAAGATGAATTGGAAGCCTTGAATGCTTTTGTTTCCCTTGCCCGCATAACAATGGAAAACGCAAACCTTTACCAGAACCTTTCTCAAAAGGAAAGACTGGAAAAGGAAATAGAGATCGCAAAGGAAATCCAGGCAACCCTTCTTCCCAGAAAAATTCCTGATTCCAAATATCTCTTGTTTGGCGGATTTATGGTTCCTGCAAGAGGAATCGGAGGAGATTATTACGACTTTATTCTATCTCCCAACGGAAAGGAATTATTCTTATGCATCGGAGATGTGAGCGGGAAAGGAGTCGCAGCAGGCCTTGTTATGGCAACCGTGCGAACCATATTGCATTCTTTGGTGCGAGTGAAAGATTCTCCCTGGGAAATCGTCAACGATATCAATAATTATCTATATACCAGCTACAAAGATGCGGCCACTCCCCGATTCATGAGTTTGATTTTGATCCGCTGGAGTTTGGAAACAAATCAAATCCTTGTTTCCGGCGCAGGACACGGATTACTTTACATTCACAGAAACAAAACAAATTTACTTGAAATCGTGGAAACCGGAGGAGTCATTTTAGGGATCACCGGAGATATATCCCAGTTCAAAAACGAAGACTCCATCGACCTGGGAAAAAATGATACACTTCTTATGTTTACAGACGGAGTCACAGAAGCACTTAACAAATCGGACGAACAGTACGGTGATCATAGATTGCAGGAAAGTTTTTTGTCTTCTTTGTCTTTGGAACCGAAGAACCAATTGGAAAGGATTTACAACGAAATTCGGAATTTCACAATGGAAGCGGAACAACACGACGACATCACTATGGTGGCGATTCGCAAACTATGAAATACAAACTTTCCCAAGAATTGCAATCTCACTTCGAATCACTCCTTCGCCGAATGGGAAAAAACAGTTTAAGTCTTTTGCAAAAAACAAAAACAATTGTTTCTTACTCGGGAGGCCAGGACTCCACTCTCGTTTTATTTTTTTACGAATATTTGCATAAAGAATACAATTGCCCTTCTCCCTACGTATTTCATTTCAATCACGGAATCAGAAATAATGAAGAGGAAGAAACCAAAATGGAAACATTCATCCAAACCCGTTTTTCCGATTTTTTGTTTGTAAAAAAAAAATTCCTGAACTTGCTTCCCAGCTAAAAAAGGGCCTGGAAGAAACGGGAAGAATTGCCCGTTACGAAGAGCTGAATTTGCTTTCCAGGTCACATAACTCATATTATGTCACAGGACATCATCCAAGAGATTATTTCGAATCCATTTTACTTCATCTTACTCGGGGAGGCGGAAAAAACGCATTGCAAACCCTTCCTCCTCTTAGTCCCAACCGTTTTTTGCCTTTGGCTTTTTTAGAAGATAAGGAAAGACTGGATTGTTACGATCGGATCGGAGAATCATATCCCATTTATGAAGACGAATCCAATATGGATTTAAAATTCAAAAGAAATCGGATTCGAAATGAAGTCCTACCTCTTTTGGAAAAAGAAAACCTGAACTACTACTCCATTTATTGGAACTTTCACTCCTGGGACAAAGCAGAGTTCGAAGAATTTCTATCTTCGCATATAGATCGGAATTCGGAGGCAACATCGAAAAAAGATTCTGTGAAAACCAAACATTTCCTGATTCCCCACCAAACATGGATTCAATCTTCCAAAGACAAAAAGAAAACTCTCATAGATTTACATTTGGATCTTTTAGGCTTTCCCTCCGTCTACAAAGCGCCTTTCGAAGATTTTGTCAGGCAAACGAAGGGAGAAAAGGCATTTCTACAAAACAAGCTTTTTACTATTTACAAATCGAAATTAGGTGATATTTGGATCATAGACAATTCTTCTCCATTGTTTTCTCTCCCGATTTCCCGATCGGAAGGAAACGATTTGTACATCCGATGGAATGATCAGGAAAGAAGGATTTCGAATCAAGAAGGGAAATTGTCCCTTCAGATCCCCCGACCAGGTGAAAAAATTCAAGTTTCAATAGGCAGAAAGGAGATATCCGAATGTTTGCGGGAAAAGAAGATCCCTTTCTTTGTCAGAGAAAATATTCCGATTTTATATTATGAAAACAAGCCGATCCAAATCTTATTTTCTTTCTTTGATTCTAATTTAAAGGATCTTCCGCAAAACTGACAGAACAAGTTCTTATGAATCCGAACAAACCTACTTATTACGAAGAAGTGCCGTTTCCGGAAACCAGTTTCAGCACTTCCATTTCGAAAATTTCTCCCGAAACACCTCTTCCGGAAGGAACCTTGCTCGGATTTATCGGTCGTTCCAATTCGGGGAAGTCTTCTCTTTTGAACTCAATTACAAATCGGAAAGGACTTGCCAAAGTTTCCAAAACTCCCGGCAAAACAAGGCTGATCAACGTCTTTTCAACAAAAGCGGGGTTTTCACTTATCGACTTACCAGGGTTTGGTTATTCAAAGGCATCTCACAAAGAACATAAGGAAATGATGAATTTATTGGATCAATTTCTGAATGAAATCAAAGCTCTTAAAGTTCTTTTCATTCTTTGCGATTCGCAAAGAAGTTTTCCCGAGGAAGAAGTACAAATGATTGAAACGGCTACATTGAAAAAAATTCTTCCGGTAGTCGTTCGTACGAAAATAGACAAACTCAACCAGAAAGACAGAAATGCGGTTCAAAAAGAAATGGAAGCTGTAATGAACGAACTGGGTTACCCTTTCCCGCTTTTTTTTGTTTCTGCCACTACTGGTAAGGGGATCGGAGAGATCCGCAAATTCATTCTCAGCAAAGTCCAAACCATTTAGCGAGATAATAAAACAAAAAAAGGTTCCCTATTCAAAAGACCCCTTCCCTAATTGTTAAATAAATTTACAAAAAGGTCCATACATGAAAATCAAAGCAGCCTCTTTAGCGGTATCCCTCGGAATACTTTCTCTTTTCGCCTGTAAAGGTTCCGTATCTCCCGAAGCCAAACTCTTAGAACTCACTCCCAAATTTCAAAAAGTAATGTGTAACAAATCCATCGAATGTACAAAAGATGAATTGGCAAAAATTCCCGCAGCTTACCGAAATCTAATTCCTCCTTTCATGCAATCGGAAGAAAATTGCATCAGTTTTTTCAAAGGGAAGTTTGATGAAGCGCAAAAGAAACGCGAAACTGAGAAAAAAGAAGTAACGGAAGAAATGGTAAATGCATTTGAAACCTGTATTTCCGCTATGGAAAAATCATCCTGCGACGTTTACAAAGGCACCAAAGGAAAATTGAATATTCCAGGTTGCGAAAATATGGAAAAATATTCCAACTAAACTTTAAAGAATAAACTAGATAAATGTTTCGAAAAACTGACCCGGTTTGGAATCGTTTGCAACCTGCATCATTCCAAACACGTTGGATACCATCATCTTACGAATGTCGGTTAACATGGAAAAAGTTTCCTTGATCTCTTCTTTCATTTTAAGAAATCGAACTTCTTCTTCCAATCTCCTTTTTTCCTGAGCGATCTCTCTGGATTTAACGTCTTGTTCTCCGGGGAGATCTCCTTTGTTCTGAGAGATTTCCTTTTTTTTCTCCGAATCCAAACGAACTTCTAATTCTTTGATACGGGTTTCCAAGACTTCTTTTTTATCATGTTCCGCCCTTTTCACCAATTCATTGTCTTTGTCTTTCGCCTTCTTCTCGTCCTCTTCTTTGGACTTGGCGGAAAAAATATCCTGAAACGATTTGCCATCGGAGTATGGTTGAAGGGAAGGATCCCCGGAAGAGGATTCTTTTCGTTTTTGGGTGATAGCGGATGTTTCCCCGCTAACAGCAACCATACGACCATCTCTTAATTCATAATTGATTTTAACATCGAGAGATCTGACTTCGGCGCCGTCCCGGAAAGCTTGGTTGCGAAATTCCTGTGCATGTCCCAATTCATGGGAAATCACATGGAGTGCGGAGAAAGTTTCAGGAGCACTTTCCAATTGACCATGACCGACATAGCTCACGCGTCGGTCCGTATAAAGACCGTTTAGGTTCGCTTTCTGATGGGTCAATCCGATCGAATTCATACCTACTCCTATGATTCTAAGTGGTACTTCGGAGGATCTACTGATTAGATTACAATAATTTACAAAAAAAGAAAGATTTTTTGAGGAATTCGCGAGTTCTAGAGATGAGTCCGTTTGATGCACCCGAACCAGGGTGCATCAACTTTTATGTTATAAGTTTCGGACGCAACGGACATAATTTCGATCCGTCTTCACAGTGTTTTTTTCATCACCAAAAGTAGATCTGTCAAAAGAGATAGATCTCGCAGTTTCTCCCGGAATGTCTTGTTCATTCG
The nucleotide sequence above comes from Leptospira kobayashii. Encoded proteins:
- a CDS encoding ATP-binding protein: MKYKLSQELQSHFESLLRRMGKNSLSLLQKTKTIVSYSGGQDSTLVLFFYEYLHKEYNCPSPYVFHFNHGIRNNEEEETKMETFIQTRFSDFLFVKKKFLNLLPS
- the tilS gene encoding tRNA lysidine(34) synthetase TilS, coding for MARYEELNLLSRSHNSYYVTGHHPRDYFESILLHLTRGGGKNALQTLPPLSPNRFLPLAFLEDKERLDCYDRIGESYPIYEDESNMDLKFKRNRIRNEVLPLLEKENLNYYSIYWNFHSWDKAEFEEFLSSHIDRNSEATSKKDSVKTKHFLIPHQTWIQSSKDKKKTLIDLHLDLLGFPSVYKAPFEDFVRQTKGEKAFLQNKLFTIYKSKLGDIWIIDNSSPLFSLPISRSEGNDLYIRWNDQERRISNQEGKLSLQIPRPGEKIQVSIGRKEISECLREKKIPFFVRENIPILYYENKPIQILFSFFDSNLKDLPQN
- the yihA gene encoding ribosome biogenesis GTP-binding protein YihA/YsxC; the protein is MNPNKPTYYEEVPFPETSFSTSISKISPETPLPEGTLLGFIGRSNSGKSSLLNSITNRKGLAKVSKTPGKTRLINVFSTKAGFSLIDLPGFGYSKASHKEHKEMMNLLDQFLNEIKALKVLFILCDSQRSFPEEEVQMIETATLKKILPVVVRTKIDKLNQKDRNAVQKEMEAVMNELGYPFPLFFVSATTGKGIGEIRKFILSKVQTI
- a CDS encoding LA_2478/LA_2722/LA_4182 family protein — translated: MKIKAASLAVSLGILSLFACKGSVSPEAKLLELTPKFQKVMCNKSIECTKDELAKIPAAYRNLIPPFMQSEENCISFFKGKFDEAQKKRETEKKEVTEEMVNAFETCISAMEKSSCDVYKGTKGKLNIPGCENMEKYSN